DNA from Deinococcus cellulosilyticus NBRC 106333 = KACC 11606:
TGCAGACACCTTCCGCATCATGAAGGGCTCGAAACACAAAGAAGAAGCCTTCCAGGTCCTGATGTACCTGCGGGAACAGCCTGAACTCCTCGAAGTGTACGGGGCCTTTCCTGCAGACACCCGACTGCAACCCAAATTCCTCAAGATCCTGCAGGACAAGTATGCTCCACTCAAAATCAACTGGCAGGTGGCGATGGATTCCCTGAATTACGTGGACATCCCCTCTCACGAGGCAGGGCTTCCCAACCACAACAAGGCACTGGATGCGGTCAATGCCTTCACCCTGAAACTGATGACCAGGTCAGGCCTGAACATCAAACAGGAAGCCGAAACCCTGAGAAAGCAGCTTCAGGGCATCTTCAACGAGAAAAAGTGAGGTGAGGACATGCTCAGAAACCATGACCGCATGTGGGGACTGGTCTTCCTCTCCCCATGGATGGTGGGGTTCCTGCTTTTCACCGCAGGTCCGATGCTGACCTCCCTGTGGTTCTCCCTGACCGATTACAACCTGGCGAAACCCGATTCTGTGCAGTTCATCGGACTGAGGAACTGGGGACACATGCTGCAGGACCCTCTGGTGGGACAGTCTTTGCTGGTCACCCTGAAATTTCTGCTGTGGTCTGTGCCCATTGGACTGGTGTTCCCACTGGGTCTGGCTGTGCTGCTGCACTCCGAGCACCTGATGGGGAAGGCCCTTTTCAGAACCCTGTTTTATGCGCCTCAGATGATTCCCGGGGTGGCAGCAGCCCTGATTTACACGGCGATGTTCAATCCCCAGGGCCCAATCAATGCTTTTCTGAACGCCATCGGGATCGGTGCGCAGGACGGGTTCTCAGATGCCCGTCTGGTGATGCCGGCCCTGACCATCGTGGGGCTTGCAGGCATCGGGAACACCATGATCCTGATGCTCTCCGGGCTGCAGTCCGTGCCCAGGGAACTGTACGAATCTGCGACCATTGATGGAGCAAATGGCTGGACTTCGTTCTGGCGCATCTCGGTCCCGATGATCTCTCCGGTGATTTTCTACAATCTGGTTCTGGCGGTGATTGGTTCTTTTCAGTATTTCACCACCGCATACCTGCTCTATGAAGGGCAGGGAGGGCCAGAGAACTCAGCCCTGTTCTACATGCTGAACCTGTACAAGGAAGGCTTTGTGTTTTTCAACATGGGATACGCCTCAACGCTGGCCTGGGCGATGTTCGTGCTGTGCATGATCGTGACGGCGGTGCTGTTTGGCACTTCAAAACGCTGGGTGTACTACGCAGGAGGAGACTGATGCTGAAATCTGCAACCACACCCAGAGCTTCCGCTGGCTCGGCACTGTCAAGGCAGACCCGCAAATTGCTGGCCGCCGGAACCCTCACCCTGTTTGCCTCCATGCTGTTGCTGGTTTACCTGATGCCCCTCTTCTACAGTTTCTCTGCATCCCTGAAGGGTCCGGGGAGCAATCTGGATTCCATGTTTGTTCCCACGTCAGCGCAGAGCGTGACCCTCAAAGGGAACACGTACGAGCTGTACGAGGTGCCTTTTCAGAACCAGACCAGAACCCTGGCCCTGATCGAGAAACGCCGGGCTTTCAGCACCTTCATTGATCCAGGGAAGCCAGAAGAGAAAATCCGCTGGGAAGGAAACTGGCGCAAACTCACCCGTGCAACCCACTTTGATCCCCAGTGGGGCAACTACCCGGAAGCCTGGAAAGCCATTCACTTCGGAAGGCTGTTCCTGAATTCCTTCCTGATTGCCCTGATCGGGATGATCGCCACGGTGGCCTCCTCCACCCTGGTGGCTTACGGATTCTCCAGATTTGACATTCCGGGCAAACCCATCCTGTTTCTGGTCCTGATGGGCACCATCATCCTGCCCGGAGAGGTGACCCTGATCCCGCTTTACACGGTGTATTACCGTCTGGGATGGGTGGGAACATGGCTGCCACTCCTGGTTCCCCTGTTTTTTGCCAGTGCCTACAACGTCTTTCTCTTGCGCCAGTTCTTCATGAGCATCCCCCGGGATGTGGATGAGGCCGCCATGATGGACGGAGCAGGACCTTTCAGGATTCTGGTCTCGATCATTGTGCCTCAATCCTGGCCTGCACTGACCGCCACAGCGCTTTTTCACTTCTTTTATGCCTGGAATGATTTTTTTGCCCCATTTCTGTACCTCACCGGCAAACCCGAGCTTGCAACGCTGCCCATCGGTCTGGCAAGCTTCAGTACAGTGCACGGCCCCAATCAGTCCCAGCTGACCCAGGCGGCGTCCATCATGGCCACCCTGCTGCCCCTGGTGATCTTCTTTCTGGCCCAGCGTGTGTTCATGCGGGGTGTGGTGGTCACCTCACTGGAGAAATGATGATTCTTCCTCTGCCCCAGCGTCTTGTTCCGCAGTCCGGTTTTTTCACACTTGATTCCAGCACCAGCATCCAGGCAACCGCTTTTGCCACCCAGACCGCCACCATTCTGGCCGAAAAACTGCGTGCCTCCACAGGATTCTCCTTGCCCATCACCAATCAGCCCGGGGGAAAAGGCATCGTTTTCCAGCAATCTGAAGAGGACCTGGGCCCAGAAGGATACAGGTTGGAGGTCACTGAGCATCAGGTGGTCCTGGGTGCCTCAGACGAGGCAGGACTTTTCTACGCGGCCATCAGCCTGCTTCAGTTGCTTCCTCCCGCAATTTTCAGCCAGAGCCAGGAGACCGCAGATTGGCACATCCCAGCCCAGCAGATTGAGGACCACCCCAGATTCGGCTGGAGGGGATTCATGCTGGATGTGTCCCGTCACTTCATGCCTGTGGAATTCATCAAGACCGTGCTGGACCTGCTGGCCCTGCACAAACTGAATGTCTTCCACTGGCACCTGACCGACGACCAGGGGTGGCGAATCGAAATCAAGAGGTACCCCAGGCTCACCGAAGTGGGGGCGTGGCGCAAGAACACCCTGATCGGGCATGGGCACACCGAGAACAAAGTGTTCGATGATGTCCCACATGGGGGCTTTTACACTCAGGCTGAGATTCGGGAGGTGGTGGAGTATGCCAGACAGCGACACATCACTGTGATCCCAGAAGTGGACCTTCCAGGACACATGCAGGCCGCCATCGCTGCCTACCCGGAACTCGGGAACACCGGACAGCAGCTTGAGGTGTGCAATTTCTGGGGTGTGATTGAGCATGTGCTCAACCCCAGCGAGGAAACCCTCAAATTTCTGGAAGACGTGCTGACCGAAGTGATGGACCTCTTCCCCTCGAAATACATCTGCATCGGGGGGGATGAGTGCGTCAAGAAAGAGTGGCGTGAAAGTGAATTCGCCCAGCAGCGCATTCGGGAACTGGGCCTCAAAAACGAAGAAGAACTGCAGAGTTACATCATTGGTCGCATGGACACCTTCCTGCACAGTCGCGGACGCAAACTCCTGGGGTGGGATGAAATTCTGGAAGGTGGACTGGCCCCCCATGCCACAGTGCTCTCCTGGAGAGGCGAAAAAGGTGGCATTCAGGCCGCAAGAGCAGGCCACGACGTGGTGATGGTCCCACAGGGATACCTGTACCTGGACCACTACCAGAGCGAGGACCAGAGCAAGGAACCACTGGCCATCGGGGGGTGCAACACCCTGGAAAAGGTCTACCATTACAACCCGGTGGGCTGGGCAGCAGGACCTGAAGAGTCCAGATACGTGCTGGGCACCCAGGCCAACCTGTGGACCGAATATGTCAATACCCCGGAACACGCCCAGTACATGATGTTCCCAAGGCTCTGTGCCCTCAGTGAAATGGCCTGGACTGCCCCCCAAAAGCACGATTACCCTGCATTTCTGGAACGCCTGAACGTCCATCTGAAGAGGCTGGACGTGCTGGGGATAAATTACAGACCGCTGGATGAAGTTGTAGAGGTGTAATTGAAGGGGCAGGCCAGTGGTCTGCCCCTTCAAGAATTGATGACCCCCATCAGATGATCTCCAGCACCTGTGCTGACAGCTGATGGCTGACTGCTGACCGCTGCTGTACAATCATTCCCTGAAAGAGGTGACATGGGACGTCCTGCCGCACTGAGGGCCATCAACCGGGCACAGATCCTGAAACGGGTGCTGCGTGAGGGTGCACTGTCTCGCAGTGAACTGGCCGAACGCACCGAAATCTCCAGTGTGACTGTCACGTACATCGTGAACGACCTGCTTGAAGAAGGCGTCCTCAGCGAGATGGGCCGCACCGAAGGCAGCAGCGGACGCCCCGCCCAGAAGGTGGACCTGAATCCCAGAGGGGGCAGCATTCTGGGGATGGACCTGCAGCCGGAACGGGTGCTGTACGGGGTGACAAACGCCAGGCGGGACCGGATCTCCTATCAGGTGCGCAATCTCATGAATGCAAAGGACATCACCCAGACTGTGTTGGAGATTGTTGAGCAGCACATGCAACAACCTCCAGAGACCGGACCTGTGCGTTACCTGTGCCTTGCCGTACCTGCGCCTGTCAATGCTGCAGGAGAGGTGGGATCGCCCAACAGCCTGCCCGAGCTGCAACTGGCAGACATCCAGCACCTCTGTCAGCAGGCAGGCATTCTGTTGAAGCTGGACAATGATGCCAACCTGGGTGCACAGGCAGAGCAGCTTCTGGGTGCGGTCAGAAACGAACAGCATTTTGCCTTCCTGCTGGAAAGGCCCACCGGAATTGGTCTGGGATTGTACCTGGATGGGCAGCTGTACCGTGGGCAGAGGGGCCTTGCTGGAGAACTGGCCCTGGTGCGCTGGCCCAGCAACCGCAAGGCTGTTCCCATGGAGGAGCTGTCAGGGGCAGCTCAGGAAACCGCTCTGGCTTACATGGTGGCAGGTCTGGCCCTCACCCTGGACCTCAGTGCTGTGGTGATTCATCAGGATCAGGCTCCTGAGCAGAGCAGGCTGCAGGAACGCCTCCAGGGTCTGGTGACCGGAAACCTGCGGGTGGTGAACAGCACCCTGGGCCAGAACGCCGTGGTGCTCGGTGCGCTGGTTCAGGGATCAGAATTGTTCGAGCAGGCGCTTCTGGCATTGCCAGAGTTTTGAGGGCCAGAGTTTTGAGGGAGCAATCATGAAATGGGTGGCATTGCTGCGCGGAATCAACGTGGGCGGGAACAGGAAAGTGCCGATGGCAGACCTGAGATCTGCTCTGGAAGCAGCAGGATTTGAGGAGATCAGGACCTACATCCAGAGTGGGAAGATCATTCCCACTTAAAAACAAAATCCAGCACAACAAAAAACCATGCAGCAACGTAGGTCTTGCCCCCACACTGCCCCCTAAAGGGCTTTTTTGCCCTCTGTTTTGGGCACCAGGTCAGCCGCTTTCACCACGGCCTTGCGCCGCCCAGCCTCAGCGGAGTGCGTGTAAATCCTGAGGGTGATCCCAGGATTCGAGTGCCCCAGAATATCTGCTGCGGTCTTCGGGTCAGCCCCCTGCACGGTGATCAGGTAACTGGCGAAAGAGTGCCTGAGGTCATGAATGCGGTAGTTCTCGGTGATGCCGGACACCCGCATGGCCTTCTTGAACCTCTGGCGCACATTGTCGGGGTAAAGCATGGTCCCGTATTGGCTGCAGAAAACCCACCCATCGGGGTTAAACCCTGGGTCTTTCTGCTGCTTTCGTTCCTGTTCCTGCTTGTGTTCCTTGAGGAGTTTGACCAGTGCCGGGTGCAGTGCGAGGGTGCGGCGACTGCTGCGGGTTTTCAGACCGGTCACCCACGCTTTGCCGTTCACAGCAGTGACCGCCCGCTCCAGGCTCACAGTCTCCTGCTGCCAGTCGATGTCACTCCACTTGAGGCCCAGCCCCTCCCCGAACCTGAGCCCCAGACTGAGGATGGTGTAGAAGATGGGGTAGTAACTGCTGGTCTCCTGCAGGTAAGAGAAGATGGTTTCCAGGTGCTCTGGTGGGATCACCTGGGCCACCCGCTTGCCTTCCATGCGAGGCAAGGTGGTTTCAGTGTTGGGGTTGAACGAGATGTGCCGGTAAGTCACCGCAAGCTTCAAAGCACTGCCAATGAAACTGCGGGCGTGAGCGGTGGTGTCCAGGCTGTACCCAGCAGAAATCAACTCCCGGTACAAATGGTCCAGCATCTGGGTGGAGACCTTGCTGAGCGGTGTGGAGTGCAGTGGGGCAGCGTAGCGCACGAAGAGTTGATGGCAATACTGCGTGGTGGGCCTGACCTCCATGCTCTTGTGCCCTGCATAGTAGACAAGCCACTCCCCGAAAGTGATCTGGGTAGTGGTGAGACTGCCCCCTTTCACGTACTCCAGGTACTTGGCTCTGGATTTTTCCAGCAGTTCATCAAACGTGCGGGCACAGATGCTGAGCCGAACCTTCTCGCCTGTTCTGGGGTCCTGCACCCACGGCCTGTACTCCAGCCTGCCGTCATGCCGGGTTCTGGGTTCTCCCCCCCAGGGCAGGCTGGGCGGTTGCTTGCTTTTCCTTGCCATTGATTCCTCCTTTCTAAAACCATGAAATCGTCTCTATCGGTCTACATAATTCACCTCCTCCAGGCTGGAAATAACAGAATTCACTAGACTGATTTGTTGATCTCATCCAAGGGTGATAAGATGAGTCATCGGCGGTGAGTTCGCGCATCGGTCCTTTAACTGGTGCCAACCCTTAGGGGGTCTCATCGCCTTTTTCTTTTCGACCCTTAAATTTAAAATTTTCAAAAAGTAGCTTCCCAAATTTATACAATATGTCTTCAAAATAAACATCCTCGTCACGAACAGGAAACATCTCTCGAATAATTTTATATGTCGTGTCATAAAATAATCCCATTGACAAATTTTTCATAATATCATTTCCTTTTCCATCAGCCTCTAGATATCTGTTAATCCAATCAATGATGATTTCGGGTTTTACATTTCTACCATTCAGGTGCGACACTTCAGCACGTCCAAGCAAATATGAAATTATATCAGATACCTGTATGGGTATATGTAAATGACTAGAAATGTAAGCAGGCGCAGACAAAACATTAGATAATGTATTAAATTCCAGTCGTGATTCAGCATAGGCATGAAGATTTGCAATCCTTTTATACTGAGTGTGTTCATCCATTAAAACAATACCCTTTTCATTATAGTGCTTTAGGACCTCGTTAATTGTCATCAGCATCATCGAAAACATAATGATGTATGGAGTAAACCTTTCCCGCACGGAATACATAAATCTGCCCGCAATTCTATGTGATTCCTGTTTATCCACATGAAAAGAATTACTTAACATCTCTTCGGCCATTTTAAAAGCCATGTGTATCGTGTTCTTATTCAAATGAAGATTTGCAGATTCAATATTGTACTTTTGCTTCAATTTTAAAATATCCTCAATGCATTTTAAACGTGCTGGAAAGTCCAAGAATCTGAAGACTCCAGAGCCCCTTATCAGCTCAACACCATGAAATTCAAATTTGTCGTCAGGATTGAATTCTGGATTTCGAATTTTAATATTTTCTATAGTCTCTCGTTTCAAGAGGATGAGATCTCTCTCAAAGTCACTCCAAACGTTTTGATGCACAAACAAAGCAGTCATTCCAAATATTGGCTCGTCAGGATTATCCAAGCGACCACCTGAAGTTCCGAATTCATCAATGTAGATCAGATACATGTCTCACCTCTATCGGTATTCGATCCAGCCCGCAGGCTGCAGTACACCCACGAAACGCCCCAGAGGTCTGGAGCCGTCTTCTGGAACAAAGGGTTTGTGGGCTGGGTTCAGACTGGTGAGCATCAGCTCCCCATCGATGTGGTCCAGTTTCTTCAGGCAAGGACCCACAGAGGGGTGCTCCCACATGTAGATCTTGCCCACACGGGCATCCCGATCAGCGGTGTTGATCACCACGATATCCCCGTCTTTGATCGCGTGGTCTGATCCATCGTCCATGCTGTGTCCGGCCACCTTGATGTACAGGTATTCATTCTTGCAGTAGTCTGCCCGGACCTTCACCCACCCGACACGCTCCAGGCTTAACTCTCCAATCGGCTCCCCTGCTGAGATGACAGCGTATAAATACTCTGAGACTAAGGGGATAACAGAATCGAAGGGTATGGAAGACCTGGAGAACTTGTGCATGGTGGATAAACCTCCTAATTGACCTGTGTGGTGGGGGTGAAAGTGATTCGGGTTTCAAGCAGTTGCCCCAGCACTTTGGCCTCCTTGAGGGGAACCAGTTGCTGGGTCGGTCCAATGAAAACCCCCTGATCACCGAAGGCTTTGTAGTCGCAGATCAGAGGTTGATTGTGGTGGAGGATCAGGTAGCGGTGGTCAGCCGTGGGCTTGCGCTCCTGGGTTTCCACGAAG
Protein-coding regions in this window:
- a CDS encoding carbohydrate ABC transporter permease, whose protein sequence is MLRNHDRMWGLVFLSPWMVGFLLFTAGPMLTSLWFSLTDYNLAKPDSVQFIGLRNWGHMLQDPLVGQSLLVTLKFLLWSVPIGLVFPLGLAVLLHSEHLMGKALFRTLFYAPQMIPGVAAALIYTAMFNPQGPINAFLNAIGIGAQDGFSDARLVMPALTIVGLAGIGNTMILMLSGLQSVPRELYESATIDGANGWTSFWRISVPMISPVIFYNLVLAVIGSFQYFTTAYLLYEGQGGPENSALFYMLNLYKEGFVFFNMGYASTLAWAMFVLCMIVTAVLFGTSKRWVYYAGGD
- a CDS encoding carbohydrate ABC transporter permease codes for the protein MLKSATTPRASAGSALSRQTRKLLAAGTLTLFASMLLLVYLMPLFYSFSASLKGPGSNLDSMFVPTSAQSVTLKGNTYELYEVPFQNQTRTLALIEKRRAFSTFIDPGKPEEKIRWEGNWRKLTRATHFDPQWGNYPEAWKAIHFGRLFLNSFLIALIGMIATVASSTLVAYGFSRFDIPGKPILFLVLMGTIILPGEVTLIPLYTVYYRLGWVGTWLPLLVPLFFASAYNVFLLRQFFMSIPRDVDEAAMMDGAGPFRILVSIIVPQSWPALTATALFHFFYAWNDFFAPFLYLTGKPELATLPIGLASFSTVHGPNQSQLTQAASIMATLLPLVIFFLAQRVFMRGVVVTSLEK
- a CDS encoding beta-N-acetylhexosaminidase, whose amino-acid sequence is MMILPLPQRLVPQSGFFTLDSSTSIQATAFATQTATILAEKLRASTGFSLPITNQPGGKGIVFQQSEEDLGPEGYRLEVTEHQVVLGASDEAGLFYAAISLLQLLPPAIFSQSQETADWHIPAQQIEDHPRFGWRGFMLDVSRHFMPVEFIKTVLDLLALHKLNVFHWHLTDDQGWRIEIKRYPRLTEVGAWRKNTLIGHGHTENKVFDDVPHGGFYTQAEIREVVEYARQRHITVIPEVDLPGHMQAAIAAYPELGNTGQQLEVCNFWGVIEHVLNPSEETLKFLEDVLTEVMDLFPSKYICIGGDECVKKEWRESEFAQQRIRELGLKNEEELQSYIIGRMDTFLHSRGRKLLGWDEILEGGLAPHATVLSWRGEKGGIQAARAGHDVVMVPQGYLYLDHYQSEDQSKEPLAIGGCNTLEKVYHYNPVGWAAGPEESRYVLGTQANLWTEYVNTPEHAQYMMFPRLCALSEMAWTAPQKHDYPAFLERLNVHLKRLDVLGINYRPLDEVVEV
- a CDS encoding ROK family transcriptional regulator, coding for MGRPAALRAINRAQILKRVLREGALSRSELAERTEISSVTVTYIVNDLLEEGVLSEMGRTEGSSGRPAQKVDLNPRGGSILGMDLQPERVLYGVTNARRDRISYQVRNLMNAKDITQTVLEIVEQHMQQPPETGPVRYLCLAVPAPVNAAGEVGSPNSLPELQLADIQHLCQQAGILLKLDNDANLGAQAEQLLGAVRNEQHFAFLLERPTGIGLGLYLDGQLYRGQRGLAGELALVRWPSNRKAVPMEELSGAAQETALAYMVAGLALTLDLSAVVIHQDQAPEQSRLQERLQGLVTGNLRVVNSTLGQNAVVLGALVQGSELFEQALLALPEF
- a CDS encoding DUF1697 domain-containing protein, yielding MKWVALLRGINVGGNRKVPMADLRSALEAAGFEEIRTYIQSGKIIPT
- a CDS encoding tyrosine-type recombinase/integrase produces the protein MARKSKQPPSLPWGGEPRTRHDGRLEYRPWVQDPRTGEKVRLSICARTFDELLEKSRAKYLEYVKGGSLTTTQITFGEWLVYYAGHKSMEVRPTTQYCHQLFVRYAAPLHSTPLSKVSTQMLDHLYRELISAGYSLDTTAHARSFIGSALKLAVTYRHISFNPNTETTLPRMEGKRVAQVIPPEHLETIFSYLQETSSYYPIFYTILSLGLRFGEGLGLKWSDIDWQQETVSLERAVTAVNGKAWVTGLKTRSSRRTLALHPALVKLLKEHKQEQERKQQKDPGFNPDGWVFCSQYGTMLYPDNVRQRFKKAMRVSGITENYRIHDLRHSFASYLITVQGADPKTAADILGHSNPGITLRIYTHSAEAGRRKAVVKAADLVPKTEGKKAL
- a CDS encoding DUF3800 domain-containing protein → MYLIYIDEFGTSGGRLDNPDEPIFGMTALFVHQNVWSDFERDLILLKRETIENIKIRNPEFNPDDKFEFHGVELIRGSGVFRFLDFPARLKCIEDILKLKQKYNIESANLHLNKNTIHMAFKMAEEMLSNSFHVDKQESHRIAGRFMYSVRERFTPYIIMFSMMLMTINEVLKHYNEKGIVLMDEHTQYKRIANLHAYAESRLEFNTLSNVLSAPAYISSHLHIPIQVSDIISYLLGRAEVSHLNGRNVKPEIIIDWINRYLEADGKGNDIMKNLSMGLFYDTTYKIIREMFPVRDEDVYFEDILYKFGKLLFENFKFKGRKEKGDETP
- a CDS encoding LexA family protein, producing MHKFSRSSIPFDSVIPLVSEYLYAVISAGEPIGELSLERVGWVKVRADYCKNEYLYIKVAGHSMDDGSDHAIKDGDIVVINTADRDARVGKIYMWEHPSVGPCLKKLDHIDGELMLTSLNPAHKPFVPEDGSRPLGRFVGVLQPAGWIEYR